One window from the genome of Ideonella sp. WA131b encodes:
- a CDS encoding zinc ABC transporter substrate-binding protein, producing MRVSIVAVVTALGMALAGNAAAASVPPLPVVASFSILGDVVSQVGGDRVAVKVLVGPGSDAHVLQPTPAQARQVAQARLVVSHGLGFEGWMPRLLKAAGFRGRELRVAEAASLPPPLRAAPGADRHGHQHDIDPHTWQDVGRVRQWVPLIADALCEADAEGCAGYRRRAEAYAARLQSLDAEIRAQWAGLAPAERKLITSHDAFGYYAAAYGVRFLSPQGLSTEAEASARGVAQLVRQIRAEGIRALFVESIADPRLIEQIGRETGLRPAGRLYSDSLSPPDGPTASYEALMRHNTRLMVEALRTR from the coding sequence ATGCGAGTTTCGATCGTCGCCGTGGTGACGGCGCTGGGCATGGCCCTGGCCGGCAACGCGGCCGCGGCGAGCGTGCCGCCGCTGCCGGTGGTGGCCAGCTTCAGCATCCTGGGTGATGTGGTGTCCCAGGTCGGCGGCGATCGGGTCGCCGTCAAGGTGCTCGTAGGGCCGGGCAGTGACGCGCACGTGTTGCAGCCCACCCCCGCCCAGGCGCGGCAGGTGGCGCAAGCCCGCCTCGTGGTGTCGCACGGCCTGGGCTTCGAGGGTTGGATGCCGCGGCTGCTCAAGGCGGCCGGCTTCCGTGGCCGCGAGCTGCGCGTGGCCGAGGCCGCGTCGCTGCCGCCGCCGCTGCGTGCTGCACCGGGTGCCGACCGTCATGGCCACCAACACGACATCGACCCGCACACCTGGCAGGACGTTGGCCGGGTGCGGCAGTGGGTGCCGCTCATCGCCGATGCGCTGTGCGAGGCCGACGCCGAGGGCTGCGCCGGTTACCGCAGGCGCGCCGAGGCCTACGCCGCCCGGCTGCAGTCCCTGGACGCCGAGATCCGCGCCCAGTGGGCCGGCCTGGCGCCGGCCGAGCGCAAGCTCATCACCTCGCACGACGCTTTCGGGTACTACGCCGCGGCCTACGGCGTGCGCTTCTTGTCGCCGCAGGGCCTGAGCACCGAGGCGGAGGCCTCGGCGCGCGGGGTGGCCCAGCTGGTGCGGCAGATCCGCGCCGAGGGCATCCGCGCACTCTTCGTCGAGAGCATCGCCGACCCGCGGCTGATCGAACAGATCGGCCGCGAAACGGGCCTCAGGCCCGCCGGGCGGCTGTACAGCGATTCGCTGTCGCCGCCCGACGGGCCGACGGCCAGCTATGAGGCGCTGATGCGCCACAACACGCGGCTCATGGTCGAGGCGCTGCGCACGCGCTGA
- a CDS encoding DUF2796 domain-containing protein, producing MPIVPALVLVALAITAVPATAHKAHVHGVMTLNLAIDGPLLAVELVTPQDSLVGHERRPRPGAETTAAAAALALLREAPRWLRPDAAAGCTAGTVTIVPGKLAGAAQPGEKDTGHADVEARVEWRCQAPAALQGVDLLLFEAFLRTERIEVQVAGGSGPARQTLRKGQRRVVLSR from the coding sequence ATGCCCATCGTTCCTGCCCTTGTCCTCGTGGCCCTGGCGATCACGGCCGTGCCCGCCACGGCCCACAAGGCCCACGTGCACGGCGTCATGACCCTGAACCTGGCGATCGACGGGCCCTTGCTCGCGGTGGAGCTGGTGACCCCGCAGGACAGCCTCGTGGGCCACGAGCGCCGCCCACGACCGGGCGCCGAGACCACCGCCGCCGCCGCGGCCCTGGCGCTGCTGCGCGAGGCCCCGCGCTGGCTGCGGCCCGATGCCGCTGCCGGGTGCACCGCCGGCACGGTGACCATCGTGCCGGGCAAGCTCGCTGGCGCGGCGCAGCCGGGCGAGAAGGACACCGGCCACGCCGATGTCGAGGCCCGTGTCGAGTGGCGTTGCCAGGCGCCGGCCGCGCTGCAGGGCGTGGACTTGCTGCTGTTCGAGGCCTTCCTTCGCACCGAGCGCATCGAGGTGCAGGTGGCCGGCGGCAGCGGCCCGGCCAGGCAGACGCTGCGCAAGGGGCAGCGCCGCGTCGTCCTGTCGCGCTGA
- a CDS encoding heme-binding protein, with translation MKRLLGLLLVTLLPAAAPAVEEPRYALVRNIDERVELRLYQPYAVAEVELDVGAAEAGNRAFPILAGYIFGKNKGERKFAMTAPVTQTAAPVKMAMTAPVTQSATRAGTRVQFVLPAGVTLATAPEPLDPRVRLREEPAATWAVIRYSGSWSQARYDEHVQALRAALAAAGVATEGEPVWARYNGPMTPWFLRRNEIWLAVR, from the coding sequence GTGAAGCGACTACTCGGGCTCCTGCTCGTGACCCTCCTGCCTGCCGCGGCGCCGGCCGTCGAGGAACCCCGGTACGCGCTCGTGCGCAACATCGACGAGCGCGTCGAGCTGCGCCTCTACCAGCCCTATGCCGTGGCCGAGGTCGAGCTCGACGTCGGTGCCGCCGAGGCCGGCAACCGGGCCTTCCCCATCCTGGCCGGCTACATCTTCGGCAAGAACAAGGGCGAGCGGAAGTTCGCGATGACGGCGCCCGTGACGCAGACCGCGGCGCCGGTGAAGATGGCGATGACGGCCCCGGTGACGCAGAGCGCCACGCGCGCGGGCACGCGGGTGCAGTTCGTGCTGCCCGCTGGCGTGACGCTGGCCACCGCGCCCGAGCCGCTGGACCCGCGCGTGCGCCTGCGCGAGGAGCCGGCAGCCACCTGGGCCGTCATCCGCTACTCGGGCAGCTGGTCGCAGGCCCGCTACGACGAGCACGTTCAGGCCTTGCGGGCGGCCCTGGCGGCGGCCGGCGTGGCCACCGAGGGCGAGCCGGTCTGGGCGCGCTACAACGGCCCGATGACGCCCTGGTTCCTGCGCCGCAACGAGATCTGGCTGGCGGTGCGCTGA